Proteins encoded by one window of Thunnus thynnus chromosome 3, fThuThy2.1, whole genome shotgun sequence:
- the LOC137179504 gene encoding N-alpha-acetyltransferase 15, NatA auxiliary subunit, producing MPTVTLPPKENALFKRILRCYEHKQYRNGLKFCKQILSNPKFAEHGETLAMKGLTLNCLGKKEEAYELVRRGLRNDLRSHVCWHVYGLLQRSDKKYDEAIKCYRNALKWDKDNLQILRDLSLLQIQMRDLEGYRETRYQLLQLRPAQRASWIGYAIAYHLLEDYEMAAKIIEEFRKTQQTSPDKVDYEYSELLLYQNQVLREAGLYKEALEHLSNYEKQICDKLAVEETRGELLLKLERLDEATEVYQRLQERNPENWSYYHGLENALKPSSVEERHKIYEETWEKFPKGLVPRRLPLNFLSGEKFREVLDRYLRMNFSKGCPPVFTTLKSLYNDKEKVAIIEELVVSYETSLKSCRMFSQNDDGKEEPPTTLLWVQYFLAQHYDMVDQQTLALEYINTAIESTPTLIELFLIKAKIYKHAGNIKEAAQWMDEAQALDTADRFINSKCAKYMLKAGMVKEAEEMCSKFTREGASAVENLNEMQCMWFQTECALAYKSMNKFGEALKKCHEIERHFVEITDDQFDFHTYCMRKMTLRSYVDLLKLEDVLRMHPFYYKAAVTAIQIYLSLHDNPLTDDSKELQADTANLSDKELKKLRNKQRRAQKKAQLEEEKKNAEKEKQLKNQKKKKEDDDEEIGGPKEELIPDKLVKVENPLEEAVKFLMPLKHLVKDKIDTHLMAFEIYFRKEKYLLMLQSVKRALAIDSDHPWLHQCLVRFFKGVSESKELPEVVRTVLKQEITRLFGDSNAKSFNQAYLTKHSDSIPHRLAAAKMMVYLDSSTETKAAELATALDESLNNRTIKICTEVLEGLRSSIFGDCKERTESYRAECHKLYPYTLAFMPPGYEENTKIANGDISTETEELANEM from the exons GTTGGCATGTGTACGGCTTACTGCAGCGCTCGGATAAGAAGTACGATGAGGCCATCAAGTGTTACCGCAACGCTCTGAAGTGGGACAAGGACAACCTGCAGATCCTCCGGGACCTGTCCCTGCTGCAGATCCAGATGAGAGACCTGGAGGGCTACAGG GAGACACGGTACCAGCTGTTGCAGCTGCGCCCAGCACAGCGGGCCTCCTGGATCGGCTATGCCATCGCCTATCATCTCCTGGAAGACTACGAGATGGCTGCAAAGATTATCGAGGAGTTCAGGAAAACACAACAG acaTCTCCAGACAAAGTGGACTACGAGTACAGCGAGCTGCTGCTGTACCAGAACCAGGTGCTGAGGGAAGCAGGCCTGTACAAGGAGGCTCTGGAGCATCTGTCCAACTATGAAAAGCAGATCTGTGACAAACTGGCAGTGGAAGAGACACGAG GAGAGTTGCTGTTGAAGTTGGAGCGTCTGGACGAGGCTACAGAAGTCTACCAACGCCTGCAGGAGAGGAACCCAGAGAACTGGTCCTATTACCACGGGCTGGAGAATGCCCTAAAACCAA GCAGCGTAGAAGAGAGACACAAGATCTATGAGGAAACCTGGGAGAAGTTTCCTAAAGGCCTGGTTCCTCGTCGGCTGCCACTCAACTTCCTTTCTG GCGAGAAGTTCAGAGAGGTTCTGGACAGGTACCTGAGGATGAACTTCAGTAAAGGCTGTCCGCCCGTCTTCACCACCCTCAAATCTCTGTACAACGACAAAGAAAAG gtGGCAATAATAGAGGAGTTGGTGGTCAGCTATGAAACCTCATTAAAAAGCTGTAGAATGTTCAGCCAGAACG ATGACGGTAAGGAGGAGCCGCCGACCACGTTGCTCTGGGTGCAGTACTTCCTGGCACAGCACTACGACATGGTTGACCAACAGACACTGGCTCTAGAATACATCAACACAGCCATTGAGAGTACGCCCACGCTCATCGAACTCTTCCTTATCAAAGCCAAGATTTACAAG CATGCTGGGAACATCAAAGAGGCGGCTCAGTGGATGGATGAAGCGCAGGCTCTGGACACCGCTGACAGATTCATCAACTCCAAATGTGCCAAGTACATGCTGAAGGCTGGCATGGTCAAAGAGGCCGAGGAAATGTGCTCCAAGTTCACACGG GAGGGAGCTTCAGCAGTGGAGAACCTGAACGAGATGCAGTGTATGTGGTTCCAGACAGAGTGTGCACTCGCCTACAAGTCCATGAACAAGTTTGGGGAGGCTCTCAAGAAGTGCCATGAGATCGAAAGG CATTTTGTGGAGATCACGGACGACCAGTTTGATTTCCACACCTACTGCATGAGGAAGATGACGCTACGCTCCTACGTGGACTTGCTGAAGCTGGAGGATGTGCTCAGGATGCATCCTTTCTACTACAAGGCCGCTGTCACCGCCATCCAGATCTACTTGAGTCTGCACGACAATCCCCTGACTGACGACAGCAAGGAGCTGCAGGCCGACACTG CTAACCTTTCGGACAAAGAGCTGAAGAAGCTCAGGAACAAGCAGCGGAGAGCCCAGAAGAAggctcagctggaggaggagaagaagaatgCAGAGAAGGAGAAGCAGCTTAaaaaccagaagaagaagaaagaggatgATGACGAGGAGATCGGAGGGCCCAAGGAGGAGCTCATTCCCGACAAactggttaag GTAGAAAATCCACTGGAAGAAGCCGTCAAGTTCCTGATGCCTCTCAAACACCTGGTGAAAGACAAAATTGACACACACCTAATGGCCTTTGAGATCTACTTCAGGAAAG AAAAATACCTGTTGATGCTTCAATCAGTGAAGAGGGCATTGGCCATTGATTCAGACCACCCATGGCTACACCAGTGTCTAGTACGCTTCTTTAAAGGAG TCTCGGAGAGCAAAGAACTGCCGGAGGTGGTTCGGACAGTCCTGAAGCAGGAGATCACCCGGCTGTTTGGAGACAGCAACGCTAAGAGCTTCAACCAGGCCTACCTCACCAAACACTCCGACTCCATACCACACCGACTGGCTG ctGCTAAGATGATGGTGTATTTGGACTCATCGACGGAAACAAAGGCAGCAGAGTTGGCCACTGCGCTAGATGAGTCACTCAACAACAGAACCATCAAg ATCTGCACAGAGGTCCTGGAGGGTCTCCGGAGCAGCATCTTCGGCGACTGTAAAGAGCGCACGGAATCATACCGCGCTGAGTGTCACAAGCTTTACCCCTACACGTTAGCTTTCATGCCCCCTGGATACGAGGAGAACACCAAGATCGCCAACGGAGACATCTCCACAGAAACGGAGGAGCTAGCCAATGAGATGTGA
- the LOC137179505 gene encoding ras-related protein Rab-33B-like has product MESSLELSNSLGSVSSLLTRCRIFKVLVIGDSGVGKTCLTHRLCAGAFPSRVEATIGVDFRERLLDIDGEKIKLQLWDTAGQERFRKSMVQHYYRNVHAVLFIYDVTCPTSFNDLAAWVEECRQNSIGQEIPRFLVGNKSDLRDRNRADGQVSQERAMSFAKTHSMMFFETSAKNPPNKHVNGRRGDGQALYQQDNVEDIVIAVGAKLKRQKKVLAANAPAYSGSFKVPNKKRPEKELWTCC; this is encoded by the exons ATGGAGTCATCTCTTGAGCTTTCCAACTCTCTGGGCAGCGTGTCCTCACTGCTGACCCGCTGCCGGATCTTTAAGGTGCTTGTGATTGGAGACTCCGGGGTGGGGAAGACCTGCCTCACGCACCGGCTCTGCGCCGGAGCCTTCCCCAGCAGAGTAGAGGCCACCATCGGGGTGGACTTCCGCGAGAGACTGCTTGATATTGATGGAGAGAAGATTAAG CTCCAGCTGTGGGACACAGCAGGACAGGAGCGCTTCCGTAAGTCCATGGTGCAGCACTACTACCGTAACGTCCACGCGGTGCTCTTCATATATGATGTCACCTGCCCTACCAGCTTCAACGACCTCGCTGCCTGGGTTGAAGAGTGCAGGCAGAACTCCATCGGCCAGGAAATCCCCAG GTTCCTGGTGGGGAATAAGAGTGACCTCCGTGACCGTAACAGGGCTGATGGCCAGGTGAGCCAAGAGCGGGCGATGAGCTTTGCCAAGACCCACAGCATGATGTTTTTTGAGACGTCTGCCAAGAACCCgccaaacaaacatgtaaacgGACGACGAGGCGATGGGCAGGCGCTGTATCAGCAGGATAATGTTGAGGACATAGTCATTGCTGTTGGTGCCAAactgaagagacagaagaaagtCTTGGCAGCAAACGCTCCGGCGTACAGCGGTTCTTTTAAAGTCCCGAACAAAAAAAGACCAGAGAAAGAGCTGTGGACTTGCtgctga